One Equus caballus isolate H_3958 breed thoroughbred chromosome 8, TB-T2T, whole genome shotgun sequence genomic window, GTTTTCTGGAATGCTCTGTTCCTCCCTTGGTACGACCTTGAGCTCCCCCTCCCATTCCTGCCCCACACCGTGCCCGAAATGTACCAAACTGTCTTTCCTCATGCTGGACACTTTACTCTTGCCTGAAAATGAACAGAGCTGGACACTTACTAGttgtatataaaatttaatcTCAGCGAATGTATAGTTCTCACGTTTGGCGTGTACATTGAGGAACCAGTGCATCTTTCACGTGAGCACCCTAAAAGACAAAACAGGAAGCTACCTTAGCCACCAGCCCATTCTAGAAAACTCTTACCTTCCCAAGCTGTTCTAAACAGCTCCTCTTATCACATTTTCCCCCAGGGAGTTGTTCTTGGGtacccagcccctcctctgcatCAAGCTTCTAGCTGGCTCCACCTCGTTCTGCCAAATGGCAACATTTTTCTCAATTACTGTACaattaatgtataaaataaactctctccttcctttgggCCCTCCTACCATATTCTTTCCAGCTTCGACTGCTTGGAACTGCTCTGTGGCATCCCACACCAGCCCACCAGTCAGAGAGCTAGCTAGctacagtgcctggtacagaaaCGGCAATTAGACCCAAGACTCCACTATAATTACTGTGACATTTGGGGGAAGAGCCCCTCGTGAGGCCTGGTACTCgcaaaattttaacaatattttgctatttttgtatTCAACGGGACCTGAAAAGAAAACCTGAACTAAAAACAGCGAATATTTTTACAATAACACCTTAAAGCAGGGGGTGAATAAACTGGATAACCCTCTGCGCCCGAGCTGCATCAAGGGCTGTCTGCTTTACTGACTTCCCAAAGGCACAACTTGCCTCCAAACATGATCTATGTGTTGAGAGGACGGGAAATGACCACGACCAGGTGGTGCCCCACTCTGAAGTCAAACCAAGTAGACCaagatttccaaaaggaaaaaaaggagggaagtgGGTGGAGACAGGAGGTGTGTTGGTTTGGGGGCGACCTCGAGGGTTGGAAATACAATAAAAAGGGGTGCCTCTGAGAGAGCCAGGGCCCCACACGCACTCTAGTCCAGCAGTGTGGTGCGGTTTCCTTAATTAACGACTTACGTCAAACAAACGGGAAGAAGAAATTGAAGGGCAGCTTGGCATTGATGGTTGGCTGGGCCCTGAAGCCTGCCTCTGCAGGTGCAGACACGTCCACAAAAGTCACCGCAGTGGAAATGAGAACCGTCCTCTCACTTCCTGAGCTGGTCTGAAAGGAAGCGTGATGTGAGCCCTGCCCTCCAGCGTCGCCAGGATAACCAAGATGGCACAGctttcactcccctcccccaaccacagCGCTCACAAGTCTGACAGGTCCAGCCGTGAACTCGGAGGAGGGACACGGCTTTACTCAGGTCGTCCTGACACATCAATGTCAACCACGGCCCCACTTTCACAAGAATTTTAAAGGTCAAATCTAAACAAGAAGGCTAATATGAATAAAGCCATTATCAGTGGGGTTTCTCTAAGTAAAAGATAATGACTGTTAAATTGTTTTAAGAATCCagattgtttaaattttaattatgatcTTTTTCCCAAAATAATAAATGCCGCCTATCACACAAGTTTTGTCTGGCCTTGTGTCATAACCTCTCCGCTCACGGTCGGGCCCACCTCAGGAAACGCGGATGCAATCAGACGAGCGGTCACGTTCACGATTCTAGCCTGTGGGTTCAGCAAGGAGCCGTACTTAGTCCACTCCACCTCCACAGCCAAAGCCACCGGGAGCTGGCAGGCATCCTGCACAACAAAGGCCATTAATCAGCCTGAGTATTACACAACCTCAAGTCAGACTTAATCTGCAGTTCAGagatttaattataaaatgtttcacATATTACAAAATGTTCTGAACAAGAGAATGAACAGACTCTAGAAGTTCAGATAAAAACAGCTGAGAGAAAGCACATATTTTAAAGTACTCAATGCTCCAAAAATATGTTAACACCTGAAGCGTCATTTTTCCACTCCCGCCTATTTCTGAAGAGGCAGCATTACCTGGGAGCTGTGGTAATGCCAAGGCCCTGCTGTGGCCCCTTCGGGGCCCTGGCCGCACTAAGTCATCTCCCTGTTTAATCGCCCTCAGACACTTCGGGAGGAAACTGGCATGGGGcggggagagagaaaatggcagtattaaCAGACAGAAATTAAACCTGACTGCAAATCATATGAAATGCTCTTAGAGGAAATTTAagtgctttcttttcatttatccgATTTCATCAGTTGGCAATGAAGATGTTACACTGGGGTATACAACATAAGTTGTCAAAGATACTAACAACTCTCCCTCTGACCCGTGAGCAATGGCGCCACAACGGAGCTGCCTGCGTCCGGGCTGGATGCCGTGGCAGCTGAGTCTGAGGCCTCTGCCCCAGGACTTTGCTCGGTCAGCTCCAAGGAAAAGTGGGCGAGCGGGCCTTCGAGAGCTCTTTCCTGCCCTTAGAGGCTCTGCAGTCGGCAAATGCTGACTGGTGAGGCTGCGTGAGGAGCAGATGGGATTCCACTGTAGGGCTCTACTTCTCTGTGAGACAAATCTTTGCAcaatgaaaagtttttaaaaatacgtcTCTTGGGGGCATGAAAAGCTAGCAGGCCTGCTAAATTGGTTACCTGCCAAAAAGGCACTGGTGGAGTTCCCTGGCTTGGAACTGCCTCTGAAGAAGTGTGCAGGCTGGAAACTCCTTGAGAACATCCTGTCATTAGGAGAAGACGCACAGGCGGCTGGCGCCCACTTCTACCCACAAGGTTAGCACAAACCCGCTCCAGGCCTCAGAGCTCCCCGCACCGGCACAGACCCTGGCGATGCTAATGTCCGCACTtctgcctctcctcccagccaATGCTCTCTCCTCTGAGGGGGAGTAATAACTGGATGTCTTCGCCCATCTCCGAGAAGCCAGAAGCAATCTGCCCGGTTCACTGAGGCAGCAGAGCTGAGCCAAGACTCAGCAGCCGACCAGCAGGGACTGAGTCATCACACCGCGGGCCTCTGCTGGGGACTGGTGGGGAGGGCGGAGCAGAGCTGCGAGCAGTCCTCAGCCCCTGGGTCCCCATGCTATAAATATGCTAAGCAGATAATGAGACGCCTGAAGAAACTGTGACAAGAAAAAGCTGGGCAATTAATGGATAAGATGGAGAGCACGCCTCCGCTGATGGGGACCGGCTCACACTCCGgctgagacaaaagaaaaaggtggGCAGAAGAGTCACATGTGATCAGGAATCTATTTGTAGGCTGTCAACTTCCATTAAACTCTTTGGGGAACTTTGGAATTGAAAGCTTTCACATACGGGCTGCCTGTAGAGACCTGGGAACAATGGATGGGACAGCTACGTGGACTGGATGATGTCCCCATCTTCTGAGACAGTACTCACAGCCATCTACCATACCGATGTCTAGAGAAGGTCTCGTGCAACCCAACAATGACGGCAGGAGTAGTCAGGACGGTGGTCAGCAGTTCCTATTTCTGGAGTGACCACTAGGTACCCCAAATGTTACCCCATTTAACCTTCTCAACAAATCCATGAGGTCGGTACTATGACTATCACTCCCAAAGGCTCGAATCCACAAAATTGCTGGCCAAAGGCCAGAGTGCCAATGAGGGGCTGCATCAGTATTCGAGATCCAGGCCCCCCTGACAACAAAGCCCAAGCTCCTACCAGCCACCCACCTCCTCACCAGGGAGCTCCCCCAGGTGCCTGTCTCCCCcaggggaggaagagcaggtggAAGCAGGAGAGACTGCAAGCCTGTGGCCTTCAACTCTTCCCCATTACCTTCACGTGGGATGCCTGGGTGACAAAGTGGACAGGCACCCAGTCCAGCACATCCTGAGCCTGGGAATTTCCAAAAGGGGCCACATAATCTGGGAAGCCCTGGCCCTTCAGCAGGCTCTTCACCTTCTGCCCCACAAGCTGACATGTGACAGCTCCAGTCagtctttggggaaggaaaaagaggtCAATTGATTGAGGCTACTGTTCACACCTGCTGTTTTTACAGACCTCAACAACGCACATGCTCTCCCCAGTTTATCTTCTCATTCTTGAAAGGGGGATTTGACAGAAGCCAAAGTGTCTCTAACTTTGCAAAATCTTGGTTGGCAAGAGAGTTGAATCCAGAACAATgtttcccaaactgtgttccatTGAGAGGTTCTGTACAAGAAGGGTTTCATGGCCCAAAGTTCAGGAAACACTGCATAGCCATGTCCCTCCTGAGGCACACTGGCATAGTCAAGGCTCTGACAAGTCCTACAGTAAGGAATCACGTTTTTAACTTTaactcagcatttcccaaacacaTTAGACCGCAGACCTATCCTTACTGACATCTTGTGGAAATGTATGCCATGGAAGCCCTTTGAGAAATGCTGGTCTAAAGTGATCAGAACTAATAATGTAAATGGTGAATACTGGTCTAACCAAAATAATGATATAATTACCCTGGGCAGATGTACGGACGGGAAGTGAAGTGGGTGATGGGGTAGGAGACGGAAGGGGAAAGAGCCAAATCTTCAATAGTGGGAACTCAATAATTCATAAAACCAAAAAATCAAGAATCAGCATGCAGGTTACTTAAAGATTTGGGGGTAAATTTCCAAACAATCAGCTACAAGAGCTGAAAGTGGTTGCCTGGGGGgctgcggggcggggggcggggagggggtggaAATGAGAGCAAGAATCGCTGTCTTTGTATCAAGCCTGCAGAGCTGTCTGACCTTTGACATGTGTTCATGTTTGATGATAAAAAGGTAACTGAGAAACACAGATCACATTCGGGCCCCTCGCTGGGGCCGCTGTGCTGCATCTATTAAAATTCAGAAACACGGGAAGGACTTTCAGGGAAAACACTTTTGCTGTGAACTCAAGCGCTATGAAACCTTAAAACATCCAGAGCCTTGAGATTTTTACTCTACCATATTTGATAAGGAAAATGATTATAATAGTTTTCTTTTGAATAATGACCAATAGTTTATGGTTATgagaattaaaattagaaaatgagaaaaccgCACCATTATAAAGTATTCTCACTATTGCTACTATTCATTACTAACGGTAACACGGTGATTGTGGCTTTCATATGCTCTCGCCAGCGGATGCCAAGGTCTGACTAAGATGGGGAAGGTAAGAATGCTTGTGTTCTGATCGACACAAATGAGTTCAAGTAGAAACAAGTTACTCTCTGACCTTAGTTTACAGCCAGACTGCATATTGTAACCAAATAATACCGGGGCTCGGACCCCCTCTATCGCTAAGCAGTCTTGCTCAGCTGTGCTGCGAAGGATAGTAAACTGTCCATGTCTGTTCGTGGTCTGAATAATCCCGGACATTCACAGGAAGTTAAGGGACAATCACCCAGTACTAACGCAGCCTGACTCTCAGGACACAGTGTCTCATGTGTGACATGAAACATCCCTTTACAAACagcccttctctgggcctctgggaTTTTGACAGTTATTTCCCAGGAGAGGGCAAAAAGCAGTTATAACTATTTGCCTTGGTTAGTAGATCCTAAGAAGGAAAGTACTCAGAAACTGGCCCTTCAAAATTAATTCCAAGTTTTCAAAACCATGCAATTTGTTTAAGAGTCTCTGTTTAAGAGTGAAATTAAATACATCTAAATGTCTTAAGATTTTCCTTATACAACACTGACATTCTTCTGGGCCATGCTGTTTCACCCCAACCGCCAGTCTCCACACAGTCCCACCTGCTGTGCAGCCAGACCCACCACACGGCGGACGCTCTGGCGGAGACTGGCCGCTCCAGCCCACAGGACCCTCAGCCATAAAGAGAAGGACGGCCCATGCCCACGGACAGGGAAGGCAACCTCCTTGACAGAACCAAAAAGGATATCCCTTCCGAGGCCGAAATCCAGCAGCTAACGGGAGCCCCGCAACATAACCAGGGTTTCCACTGAGAAGGACTGGCTTGGTATTTTGCTGGAAGACAATAGAGAAATG contains:
- the TCTN1 gene encoding tectonic-1 isoform X2; translation: MKTSDGFSSTAESDISLTTKLDAPSAAKYEYGAHLQTSDSFLRFPSPLTSSLCTDDNPAAFLVNQAVKCTRRINLEQCEEIEALSMAYYSSPKILRVPNSKTEVPITVQSVVIQSLNKTLTRREDTAVLKQALAEVGDIRICSNVVLEVQYSLTYTDAGDVTKAAVSLLLGTVSSAVVPFQQKFEIRFIQQNTKPVLLSGNPGYVAGLPLAAGFRPRKGSGIIQTTNRHGQFTILRSTAEQDCLAIEGVRAPVLFGYNMQSGCKLRLTGAVTCQLVGQKVKSLLKGQGFPDYVAPFGNSQAQDVLDWVPVHFVTQASHVKDACQLPVALAVEVEWTKYGSLLNPQARIVNVTARLIASAFPETSSGSERTVLISTAVTFVDVSAPAEAGFRAQPTINAKLPFNFFFPFV